Proteins encoded together in one Gemmatimonas sp. window:
- a CDS encoding MFS transporter gives MTAADVTTSAAESGFAIAARRLLPLLFVSYIVAFLDRVNVGFAKLQMASDLGYSDAVYGFGAGIFFLGYFLFEVPSNLLLEKYGARRWIARIMFTWAIVSGAFAFVDRIPWGPLPALFGVAPIEFGFYALRFLLGIAEAGFFPGIILYLTYWFPAARRARTVALFMTAVAAANVIGAPVSGAIIQYADGMGGLSGWRWLFVLEAIPSVIAGVAIWVLLPDRPEQAAWLTPEQRGAITAQLAQEDRDAHGAAVGSAPGGPHSAVQALRSGRVWVLALVYLAGTFSLYGVSFWMPTIVQELGIKKTEYLQIGLLSMIPWGTAGVAMVWAGARSDRTGKRGQHVAGSLFVTATGLVSLVLVGAHVVPALIALCFVTAGVLSFLATFWSLPTAFLRQTAAAAGIAWINAVGNLGGHFGPDIIGRIRTATGSANYAFLFLAALAVAGALLTLFGTGARTRIMTTQEA, from the coding sequence ATGACGGCCGCCGACGTCACGACGAGCGCAGCCGAGTCGGGATTCGCGATCGCGGCTCGCCGGCTGCTGCCACTGCTGTTCGTGAGCTACATCGTCGCGTTCCTCGATCGCGTAAATGTCGGCTTCGCGAAGCTGCAGATGGCCTCGGACCTCGGCTACTCCGACGCGGTGTATGGATTCGGCGCCGGCATCTTCTTTCTTGGCTACTTCCTGTTCGAAGTGCCCAGTAATCTGTTGTTGGAGAAGTACGGGGCGCGGCGCTGGATCGCGCGCATCATGTTCACGTGGGCGATCGTCTCCGGCGCCTTCGCGTTCGTCGACCGGATTCCGTGGGGACCGCTTCCCGCCCTCTTCGGTGTCGCGCCGATCGAGTTCGGGTTCTATGCGCTGCGTTTTCTGCTCGGCATCGCCGAAGCGGGATTCTTCCCGGGCATCATTCTCTATCTCACGTACTGGTTTCCCGCCGCGCGGCGCGCCCGCACCGTGGCGCTCTTCATGACTGCCGTGGCCGCCGCCAACGTGATCGGCGCGCCGGTGTCCGGCGCGATCATTCAATACGCTGACGGCATGGGTGGCTTGAGCGGCTGGCGCTGGCTGTTCGTGTTGGAAGCAATCCCGTCGGTGATCGCGGGCGTCGCGATCTGGGTGCTGCTGCCCGACCGTCCGGAGCAGGCCGCGTGGCTTACGCCGGAACAGCGCGGCGCGATCACGGCGCAGCTTGCGCAGGAAGACCGCGACGCGCACGGGGCGGCGGTCGGATCCGCGCCGGGCGGCCCGCACAGTGCGGTGCAGGCGCTGCGCAGTGGCCGCGTGTGGGTGTTGGCGTTGGTCTATCTGGCCGGCACGTTCTCGCTGTACGGCGTGAGCTTCTGGATGCCTACCATCGTGCAGGAGTTGGGCATAAAGAAAACCGAGTACCTCCAGATCGGGTTGCTCAGCATGATTCCGTGGGGCACGGCCGGTGTGGCCATGGTGTGGGCCGGCGCCCGCAGCGACCGCACGGGCAAGCGTGGCCAGCATGTGGCCGGCTCGCTGTTCGTAACCGCCACGGGACTCGTGTCCCTCGTGCTGGTGGGTGCGCACGTGGTGCCGGCGCTGATTGCGCTCTGTTTCGTGACGGCCGGCGTGCTGTCGTTTCTCGCCACGTTCTGGTCGCTGCCCACGGCGTTTCTCCGGCAGACAGCGGCCGCGGCTGGCATCGCCTGGATCAACGCCGTCGGCAATCTCGGCGGACACTTCGGCCCTGATATCATTGGCCGCATTCGCACGGCGACGGGCAGCGCGAACTATGCCTTTCTGTTTCTGGCGGCGCTGGCGGTGGCAGGGGCGCTGCTCACACTCTTCGGTACGGGTGCACGCACGCGAATCATGACGACACAGGAAGCCTGA
- a CDS encoding DUF4184 family protein: MPATLLSHQALVLPLKLRWPARFSGIALCIGSMAPDLEFIGRMHDDWLLSHTVAAQGWFTVPLTMLLAWVTSALLIPALLPYVPDHAWWRPHDLAAIRPPRTGRDWVRVAYSAWLGGMSHVLLDGITHGNHSGWLVPWLPFLRTPVPHFGGRVPLHDALQLWCTIIFAVVTLLLWRRIVRQRALWQWRDGDRPLEARTAERRLPRMPRRHGVMIARLIGVVAMLGAATGHTLRERERAKTVIAGTAFGAITFSVGGAVLLAVGLRQGRARATA; this comes from the coding sequence ATGCCCGCCACACTACTGTCTCATCAGGCGCTGGTTCTGCCGCTCAAGCTGCGATGGCCTGCGCGGTTCTCGGGAATCGCGCTCTGTATCGGGAGTATGGCCCCCGACTTGGAGTTCATTGGGCGCATGCATGACGACTGGCTGCTCAGCCACACCGTGGCGGCGCAGGGCTGGTTCACGGTCCCCCTGACCATGCTACTCGCGTGGGTGACGAGCGCGCTGCTCATTCCCGCGCTGCTCCCGTACGTTCCCGACCACGCGTGGTGGCGCCCCCACGATCTGGCCGCCATTCGACCACCGCGCACCGGTCGGGACTGGGTGCGGGTGGCCTACTCGGCCTGGCTGGGCGGCATGTCGCATGTGCTGTTGGACGGCATCACGCACGGCAACCATTCCGGCTGGCTGGTCCCGTGGCTGCCGTTCCTGCGTACACCCGTGCCCCATTTCGGTGGACGCGTACCGTTGCACGACGCGCTGCAGCTGTGGTGCACGATCATCTTCGCGGTCGTGACGTTGCTGCTCTGGCGCCGCATCGTACGCCAGCGCGCGCTGTGGCAGTGGCGCGACGGCGATCGGCCCCTCGAAGCGCGCACCGCCGAACGCCGCCTTCCCCGCATGCCCCGGCGGCATGGCGTGATGATCGCTCGGCTTATCGGCGTCGTCGCGATGCTCGGCGCGGCCACCGGTCACACGCTACGCGAACGCGAGCGCGCCAAGACGGTGATCGCCGGCACGGCGTTTGGGGCGATCACCTTCTCGGTCGGCGGCGCCGTGCTCCTCGCGGTCGGCCTCCGACAAGGCCGGGCGCGCGCGACGGCCTGA